One Nicotiana tomentosiformis chromosome 1, ASM39032v3, whole genome shotgun sequence genomic window, GAGAGATGAGGGAAGGAGGTAGGGTTTGATTTTGAAATTGGGGGAAGGGGTAAGGGCTTGTCTGAAAATGCGCGGCCATATGCGCGGTCAGTGTGCGGCCGTGCacgtttgaattttttttaataaatattgaGTTGCCTTCCAAGTAGCATTTGATTTAGCGTCGCGGCACAACAAATTACAATAAacccatgggttgcctcccaagaagcgtctgatttaacgtcgcgacacgattCGGGTTATCCCTTATCAAGGATCTTTCAAGTACAAGGTCGAGATCATTTTATCTTCCTCAACCATGCCTTGGTAATGTTTTAGCCTTTGCCCATTAACTTTGAACTCAAGAGATCCATCTTCCATTGTAATCTCGACGGCTCCAGTTGAGTGTATCTCTACCACAcgaaatggtcctgaccatcttgacttcaacttgcccggaaaCAACCTCATTCTTGAATTGTATAGCAATACCATATCTCCAGGTTTAAAGTtccgctcaagaatatttttgtcaTGCATCCTCTTCATTCTCTCCTTATATAGTCTTGCGCTCTCAAAACCATGGtagcgaaactcatcaagctcgtgcaaCTCAGTGACTCTACTTGTACCCATCTCTTATATGTCGAGATTCAACTGCCTCAATGCCCACCAAGCTCTATGCTCCAACTACACTGGTAAGTGACACGCCTTCCCAAATATTAATTTATACGGCAACATGCCAATCAGCATTTTGAAAGCGGTACGATAGgcccagagtgcatcatctaactttctcgcccaatccgttcttgtagcattcacGGTCTTTGTCAAAACGCTCTTTATCTATCTGTTCAAAAGTTCCACTTGCCCACTTATTTGTGGGTGATATGGGGTGGCAACCTTGTGGCGTACCCATATTGTTCTAACAACTTTGCGAAGGCTCGGTTGCAGAAATGAGTGCCTCCATTACTGATGAttgcccttggagtgccaaatcgggtgaagatGTTCTTTATCGAAAAAACAATGACcccctttgcatcatttgtagggagCGCTGCagcctctacccattttgacacGTAGTCCACAGCTACGAGTATGTACTTGTTTCCATATGAGTTGATAAAAGGCCCTATGAAAtcgattccccatacatcaaaCACTTCTACCTCCTGAATTGGGTTCATGCGCATCTCATGTCGGCGCATTCATCACAACCCTTCACCCAgaagtgtgcatctttgaacaatgtCAGCCAGTAAAAGCCCGACTCCAACACTTTCGCAGCTGTCCTTACTTCCCCGAAATGGCCTCCATATGGGGATGCATGAAaagcctgcaaaatagaagattagtctatctcggggatacatctccggatcatgctatcaacacaaatcctgaacagatagggctcatcccaataatacatgcgacagtcacgaaagaactttttcttttggacagaggaaaggtcataggggacaataccacttgccaggtagtttgcaatatCTGCATACCATGACGTTACCTCCAGGTTCGTAGCCAAACAGTTGTTCATCCGGCAAAGTCTCCACAATCTCTTCCGTCTCAACCTTTTTCTCTGCTCCTCCAGCctagacaagtgatcagccacttggttTTTTATTTCCTTTAGGTCACGGATTTCCAAGTCAAACTCTTGCAGCAGTAGCACCCATCGATTTAGGCACGACTTTGATTCCTTCttctcaattaggtacctgagtgcaacatggtcagtataaacaattatcttcgagcctatcaggtatgacctaaacttgtcaaatgcgaacaccactgcTAGCATCTCCTTCTCAGTCACAGTGTAATTTAGTTGGGCACCACTCAAAGTTCTACTTGCGTAGTATATTGGATACATGACTTTATCTTTTCGCTTCCCAAGGACGACTCCCACAGCATagtcgcttgcatcacacatcaactcaaatggttgctcccagtcgggtgcaactatgataggtgctgacaccagcctcttcttcaattcctcaaaagctaccATGAAATCTtcagaaaacacaaaagggtgatctttttcaagcaatttacacaaagggttagcaattttggaaaaatcttttataaactaCCTGTAGAAACCGGTAtggccaaggaaacttcttattgcctTGATGGAAGTGGGTGGTGGCAACTTTTCTATTACATCAACCTATGCGCGATCCACTTCAATGCCCTTGCTTGATACTAGGtgcccaagactataccttcatgtaccatgaaatggcatttctcctaGTTTAATACTAGATTAGTCTCCATACACCTTTTCAATACTCTTTTCAAGTTCATAAGGCAGTCATCGAATGAGTTTCCCACCattgagaagtcatccatgaacacctccaTTATTTCCTCTACCATATCTGTAAAGATGTTCATCATGCACCTCTGGAATATGGCGGGTGCGTTGCATAGACCAAACGGCATTTTTCGAAAGGCATAgatgccatatggacaagtgaatgaCGTTTTCTCTCTATCCTCTGGGGCAATAGAGATCTGATTATACTCCGAgtatccatccaaaaagcaaaagtgagacctccctgccaatctatctagcatctgatcaatgaatggtagtggaaaatggtctttctgggtggccttgttcaacctTCTGTAATCCATACATATTCGCCATcccgtgactgttcttgttgagatCAACTCGTTGTTCTCATTTTTGCACTACAGTCATTCCGCCCTTCTTTGTCACACACTGAACTGGGCTGACCCAGTTACTGTCAGAGATGAGGAAgatgattcccgcatctaacTATCTcatcacttctttcttcaccacttctttcatattggggttcagccttctttgatgttctctgaaAGGTTTGCGCCCATCTTCtagtagaatcttatgcatataAAATGCCGGGCTGATGCCCTTAATATCTACAATGGTCCAACTAATTGTAGTCTTGCATTCCATTAatacctgcaaaagttgttctgcctgcacatctaacaaactgaATGAGATAATAACAAGTAAAATTGAGTTAGGTCCCAAGAAGGTATACCTGAGGTGAGCCGGTAACGGTTTTAGGTCCAACTGTGGTGGTTCTTCAATTGATGGTTTAGCTGGAGGGTTTTTactttcttctaagtgtaaaggctcgaatttgagctctcttttccagtacccttgCCCTTCAAGGGCCAAAACCCACTCCACCAAGTCCTCACCATCCACCTCGTCTAGGTTCATGAGGCGGGCTGCTAGAGGTTCTTTTACGTTTAGagttataatacccgatatttatggactagtaccatacaaggtaccatatgaccatgatagtacgatgtataaagtatatttaaaatgagtagaattttaagtaatttgagacaattcttaattatgtgggtaattggttaattatcggataacgggacattacctaattaattaattggttatgggataagattaaaaaaaaactcTACccaccccacgtggcagcaagccactaacAAATAAATGACTCATGGTCACATTAGATTAGGTGGCAACATAGTATAATGATATCAAGACACCTTATTCTAGAATTTTGAACAAAAAAATCACATTTCCCCTACtaacattttcaaaacaaatcTAACGTGAAGCTCTTGCAAAATTAGTATGTGACTTCTTACAAAATTCATTCCAATTTCCTACAATTCCCACAAAAACATTAAGCAATGTAAAACCTTACAAAATCCTACAAAAGAACACTACAATCAGAATCCATACCACAGGATTGTCCAAACCTAGATAATCAAATCATTGCATTGTATCTTTTTGTAAGCCACACTGTAAAAGGAGTAGTACCcttatacttaattttctgcaaAAGTTTTGGTGACACTAACTGTACAGAGGAGTCATCCTCCTTAATTATAATGTGACATTAATGCTTCAACGCGAATTCgagcaagaatatcatacagattttcccctactccaggtatgttaaggctgtcccttctttctttttcgcatgatccatacgacacgaacgaaacgagcaaatatacaaatttcataaatgactctattcatagaaatactaggggtgtctatacacttgattccccatgtgaattattattatatcttctgttcatgggtctcagaaaaatacgtatttgataaagtttattcgataggcatattatttttatgacattctgagaaatcttattaacgtatttcttatgcacttcatgcatttatacatgtacattgacccatgactagatgacgttatatatgtgtatatatatgtatgtgggatatgggaaaaggttacgtcgttatatatgcaccaccacctgatcagttggtatatgtaaatgttgatgattttgcccgcAATGGTCgcgatgatatgatgggatgccatcaaaggcttgatgattttatgtacacctatacctatgcatgaaccgacatttatacgcatgtgcatgatattataaatatttcaggatttacaaagttattCAAACTTACAGGTGGATTTCTTTATTTAATGTTTCGTCTATGTCTTtaatgtactgattttcatgccttacatactcagtacattattcgtactgatgccctatttcccagggcctgcgtttcatgcccgcaggtgcaggtaggcaagtcgagggtcccccttcttaggatccttgatcagcgagagttggcgtgctccacttgatccaaagcttcttttgattttggtacggtATGCTTGTATATagatatatgggtatgacgtggctcAGTCCCATCTTTgtacagttgtatttctattagaggtctatagacaattatgtatagttggatagtaaaTAGCCTTGCCGGCTCGCCCCACTGTATTTCCGCATGTATATGcacatatgtcttttggacatgtttctCTCATatatgttattcatgtttatatcttaaacgcatgcttaagggtgtttgacaggtaggactcgggcacccgtcgcagcccatcagtttgagtcgtgacaaaagtggtatcagagcagttctgtcctagggttgtctacagaccgtgtctagtagagtcttatttatgggtgtgttgtgcaccatacttatagaCATGAGGCTAcaagacatataggatgttatcctctcttttcattttagatcgtgcgatataagaattcacgttcctaacgatatgttatattttcagcgATGCCTCTAAAGACTACAGCCGCCTAGAAGGGAAAGTCTGTGGCTGGTGAGATTACTAGCCAAGTGCCACGAGTgaccagggctcggggagagtctcatagtgaggtTCCATCTCAGACTTTACATACCTCGCCCTCTCCAGGAGAGCTCTGAGGGTCACCAGCTCCAGCGCCCGCCCCTGTATGTTCAGCCCCTCTACCggatgcaccgggtcaggagatgaggGATGCTATTAagttattgactcgattagtagccgTACAGGCTCGGTGTTAGGAAGTAGGCATTGATCATGCAGATAGGtccatcagtgcgagggttcgtggTTTCATTAATTTAGACCATCCGGTATTCACGTGggcagatccaaacgaggaccctcgagtatttattgatagaatgcagaggacattgagggtaatgaaggccactccgactgagtcagttgaggtAGCTTCCTATAAACTCCAAGATGTttcagttaattggtacgagtcttgggaattgtccagaggtgaggatgcccctccagcagtatggcaggagtttacagaagcttttcttcgtcattatctaccaccagagcttagacgggccagggTTGATAGGTTCTTGATCCTTTGGTAGGGTAACATGAGTGTTTGAGAATACAATCTTCAGTTTGATTCATTGGCTAGGTATGCTAccactattgtatctaagatggaggatcgggttcaccggtttgTGATGGGATTAGAGCCGCACTTGCTTAATaattgtatgtcggtctcactttaGCCAGACATGGATATTTCTTGTATTCAAGAATACACTCatggtgtagaggagcgtaagcaaaAGAAGAGGATGGATCGTGAGCATGATACGGCCCAGAATAAGAGAGCGAGgtcttcgggtccttctggtgagtttcgaggtggtcagatgCAACAGTACCCGAGGTATCCAACCCAGCCATCGACTAGCGCGACCCCTCAGTTTGGCAGTAATAGATTTGATTGTTTCACATATTCAGGGTCTGGTCAAAATTTCAGGGCCTcaggttctcagtataggggtgagtcaagtcagatgaggccgcccttgccacgatgtgctcagtgtcaTAAGCAGTATGCCGGGCAGTGCcatatggggttgggtgtttgttatacttccggttatccaggccacgttatgagggattgtccgatgagaggtgatgcaagcataGCTCAGCGAGCGAGATCTGTAGCTGCTTCGTCATTATCAGTACGACCCCCGGGCAAGGTTCAAAAGCACCAAtgagtcgtggtagaggcagcGGAGCATCTAGTTCGCGCGGTCCTCAGAACCACATTTATGCATTGGCAGGATgacaggatcaggagtcatcGCCTAATGTTGTTACATGCATATTATCAGTcttctcatatgatgtatatgcacagATTGACCCAGGTTTCACCTCATCATATGTTACTccattggttgctagtaagtttgaaATAAAACCTGatttggttaaaccttttgaggtatctacacctgttggggactcGGTGCTAGCTAAGCGAGTATATAGGGGTTGTATAATAGTGGTTCATAGTCGATATACCGTAGCGTacctaatcgagttagatatggtagaatttgttattataatgggtatggattgattggcttcttgtcatgccaacgttgattgtagatcaaagatagtCTGATTTCATTTTCTAGGGGAGCCcgttttggagtggaaaggtaatacggcgtcgccgagaggtagatttatttcctatctcaaggcaaggaagataaTTAGAAAGGGctgtatttatcacttagttcggttTCAAGATGtggaagtagagtcaccaaccattcagtcCATCCCTATGGTTAATGATTTTTCCGATGTTTTTCCCGATGAACTTCCGGGTCTTCtgccagagcgagaaattgagttttctattgacctactaccagatactcacccaatatctattcctccctatagaatggcccccgcagagctgaaagagttgaaggaacaactaaaggacttgcttgaaaaaggctttattagacctagtacatcaccgtggggagcacatgtgttatttgtgaggaataAAGATGGTTtcttacggatgtgtattgattatagatagTTGAATAAGGCGATGATCAataataagtacccgctcccgaggattgatgatttatttgatcagttgtaaGGTGCCAAGTAtttttcaaagatagacttgagatccgggtaccatcaggtaagggttaaggaggaaAATATTCCGAAGACATCATTTAGGACCAGATACGAGCACTTTGAGCTTCATGTCATGTCATTcagtttgaccaatgccccagcagtattcatggatttgatgaatcgtgtGCTCAGGccctttttagatctgttcgtaattgtatttatcgacgatatattggtgtattcttgttcagagactgagcatgcaaatcatttgcgtactgtgctcagagttctacaaaaaggaaagttgtatgcaaaattctctaaatgtgaattctggttgaactatgtagctttccttgggcatatcattTCGAGTGAAGGTATCtaggttgatacacaaaagattgaggcagtaaagacttggcctagacccacgacaccgacgtaGGTTcatagctttctcggtttggcaggttattacaggataTTTGTAAagggattttcttccctttcagcacctttgacaaagttgactcagaagggagcaaagtttcaatggactgatgcttgcgaacagagtttccaggcattgaaggacagattgacttctgcaccggttctaacgctcctagaagggaccgatggttatgtgatctattgtgatgcctcgggcGTTgggttgggttgtgtactgatgcatcatggtaaggttgtagcttatgcttctagacaattgagaaagcacgagaagaattacccgacccacgatttagagttagccgcagtgattcatacactaaagatgtggaggcactacttgtatcgcattcatgttgatatctatatggatcataagagcctccagtatatcttcaagaAAAAGTAATTGAATTTACATCaaaggaggtggttagagctacttaaagattatgacgttgatattttataccatccggggaaggcgaacatggtagccgatgccctcaaccgtagatctatgggtagcctgtcatatttatagccagaaaagaggggaatagcccatgagattcatcagctagctaaccTTGGAGTTTGGTTACTAGACTCAGGTAAtattggaattactattcaggatacgacaacatcctctttagtaactgaagtaaaGAAACACCAGTACGAGGATCCTAtgttagttcattatagggataccacatctcagaaggagaagacaccatttgagattacaaaagatggggtcctcagatatcgaggacgattatatgtccctaatgttgcagggctgcgtcgacaggttatgggagaaactcactattctcgttattctatccatccaggagcaacaaagatgtatcatgatatcagggaggTATATTGGTGGgacagaatgaaaaaggatatatcGGAGTTTGTTGCTCATCGTCCTAATTGTCagtaggttaagattgagcatcaaaaacccggtggattattacaggctatggagattccgacttggaaatgggaagtaatcaatatggatttcatcgtaggcttacctcatacccagcgtaagtttgatttgatatgggtgattgttgataggcttacaaagtcagcccattttctgcctgttaggactacatattccgcagaggattatgcaaggctttatattaaggagatagtacgactacATGGTGTCCCTGTctctattatctcggatcgaggACCTCAATTTAcaactaacttttggaggtcCTTTCAAAAAGGAttagggactcaggtaagtcttagtacaaaaTTTCATCCCAGACAGACGGAtaagctgagcgtactattcagacacttgaggatatgttacaagCTTATatgatttcaagggtagctgggatgatcatctgccgcttattggtttgcatataataatagctaccattccagtattcagatggctccatacgaagctctttacgaacggaagtgtaggtcgcctatagggtggttcgatgttggggaaactacgtTAGTAGGACTAGAATTGGTACAGAAGGCAAACGATAAAATTAAGCTTAtataggaaaggctattagcagctcaaagcctTCATAAGTCTTATGCGAATAATCGATGGCGAGATATGGAATTTCAAGTTGATGAttaggtattcctaaaggtattaccgatgaaaggcgttatgaggttcggaaaaagaggaaaacttagccctcggtacattagaccatataggatcatacgcaaggtaggccatgtagcatatgagttagacttgccttcggacttggagtatgtacatccagtcttttatgtgtctatgctccataaATGCATCGGAGATCCTTCTAGAGTTGTATCAGTTGATGAcattcaggtcacagagcagctatcatatgaagaaactcCCATTTATATATTAGACAGACAGGTTCAGAGATTGAGAATTAAAGACGTAGCTTCGATGAAattactttggagaaacaacaatgtggaagaaatgacttggaagGCCGAGGAAGATATGAAGTCTAGATATCCCTACTTATTTCCTCCTCTAGAGAAGGGTCCGACTGAGAGATTACaaccttaaggtacgtgtatggattcttgtgttagttattgacattggtcgtgtgaggccattgtcgttattgatgattgtggtcctaTGTGGCGTTGAATTAATGAGTTTTTACAGGAAGCGTTGGTAGTAGTGttgttacaaaggcga contains:
- the LOC138891484 gene encoding uncharacterized protein; translated protein: MGTSRVTELHELDEFRYHGFESARLYKERMKRMHDKNILERNFKPGDMVLLYNSRMRLFPGKLKSRWSGPFRVVEIHSTGAVEITMEDGSLEFKVNGQRLKHYQGMVEEDKMISTLYLKDP